The following coding sequences lie in one Sorex araneus isolate mSorAra2 chromosome 4, mSorAra2.pri, whole genome shotgun sequence genomic window:
- the GJA1 gene encoding gap junction alpha-1 protein, which yields MGDWSALGKLLDKVQAYSTAGGKVWLSVLFIFRILLLGTAVESAWGDEQSAFRCNTQQPGCENVCYDKSFPISHVRFWVLQIIFVSVPTLLYLAHVFYVMRKEEKLNKKEEELKVAQTDGVNVEMHLKQIEIKKFKYGIEEHGKVKMRGGLLRTYIISILFKSVFEVAFLLIQWYIYGFSLSAVYTCKRDPCPHQVDCFLSRPTEKTIFIIFMLVVSLVSLALNIIELFYVFFKGVKDRVKGKTDIYHASTGPLSPSKDCGSPKYAYFNGCSSPTAPLSPMSPPGYKLVTGDRNNSSCRNYNKQASEQNWANYSAEQNRMGQAGSTISNSHAQPFDFPDDNQNSKKLAAGHELQPLALVDQRPASRASSRASSRPRPDDLEI from the coding sequence ATGGGAGACTGGAGTGCCTTAGGCAAACTCCTTGACAAAGTCCAAGCCTATTCCACCGCTGGCGGGAAGGTATGGCTGTCGGTCCTTTTCATTTTTCGGATCCTGCTCCTGGGAACGGCCGTGGAGTCCGCGTGGGGTGATGAGCAGTCCGCCTTCCGTTGTAACACGCAGCAGCCCGGTTGTGAGAACGTCTGCTACGACAAGTCCTTCCCAATCTCTCACGTGCGCTTCTGGGTCCTGCAGATCATTTTTGTGTCTGTCCCAACGCTTCTGTACCTGGCTCACGTCTTCTATGTGATGCGCAAGGAAGAGAAACTCAACAAGAAAGAGGAGGAGCTCAAAGTCGCCCAAACAGACGGGGTCAACGTGGAAATGCACTTGAAGCAGATCGAGATCAAGAAGTTCAAGTACGGCATTGAAGAGCACGGCAAGGTGAAAATGCGCGGCGGCCTGCTGCGCACCTACATCATCAGCATCCTCTTCAAGTCTGTCTTCGAGGTGGCCTTCCTGCTGATCCAGTGGTACATCTACGGCTTCAGCCTGAGTGCCGTCTACACTTGCAAAAGAGATCCCTGCCCGCATCAGGTGGACTGCTTCCTCTCGCGCCCCACGGAGAAGACCATTTTCATCATCTTTATGCTCGTGGTGTCCCTGGTGTCTCTCGCCTTGAACATCATCGAGCTCTTCTATGTCTTCTTCAAGGGGGTGAAGGATCGCGTGAAGGGCAAAACCGATATCTATCATGCCTCCACTGGCCCACTGAGCCCCTCCAAAGACTGTGGCTCTCCCAAATACGCTTACTTCAACGGCTGCTCCTCACCCACGGCTCCCCTGTCGCCCATGTCTCCTCCTGGCTACAAGCTGGTGACCGGAGACAGAAACAATTCTTCCTGCCGCAATTACAACAAGCAAGCAAGCGAGCAAAATTGGGCTAATTACAGTGCAGAGCAAAATCGAATGGGGCAGGCCGGAAGCACCATCTCTAACTCCCACGCGCAGCCTTttgatttccctgatgataaCCAGAATTCTAAGAAACTAGCGGCTGGCCATGAACTCCAACCTCTAGCCCTCGTGGACCAGCGGCCCgccagcagagccagcagtcgAGCCAGTAGCCGTCCTCGACCTGATGACCTGGAAATCTAG